A genome region from Hoplias malabaricus isolate fHopMal1 chromosome 8, fHopMal1.hap1, whole genome shotgun sequence includes the following:
- the LOC136705050 gene encoding paraneoplastic antigen Ma1 homolog, with translation MVDSQLYSKCQDILINWCRGEGLKVQHTLLLIGVPENLEVGQIEAVLHTVRCWGRVRIRGRSFNSETQSLLVLCECREKIDPERIPPELRPTDKSEPWTVVIAKEITAAPDDFAQKVKNWLQAEGRTVEDLQCVYTPVSSQQNTSEPLLRTVSELLNQTRSVQVEGHSYRRLRTFSGVCPTPMGEEMLDPWLEQAYMMIEESECSHREKRRRIVESLKGPALEIVKAVKCTDPDASPEVYLNAINSAFGTTESGEDIFCFPAITSKSW, from the coding sequence ATGGTGGACTCTCAGTTATACTCAAAGTGTCAGGATATTCTGATAAACTGGTGTAGAGGGGAAGGTCTAAAAGTACAGCATACCTTACTGTTAATAGGGGTCCCAGAAAATCTGGAAGTAGGGCAAATTGAAGCTGTTTTACACACCGTGCGCTGCTGGGGCAGAGTACGTATAAGAGGCAGGTCATTCAATAGTGAGACTCAAAGCCTCCTAGTCCTGTGTGAATGCAGAGAAAAAATTGATCCGGAGAGGATACCCCCAGAATTAAGGCCCACAGATAAATCCGAGCCTTGGACGGTGGTAATAGCCAAAGAAATTACTGCAGCTCCTGATGACTTTGCACAAAAGGTGAAGAACTGGCTCCAGGCAGAAGGTAGAACGGTGGAGGATCTCCAGTGTGTGTATACACCCGTCAGCTCCCAACAAAACACTTCTGAGCCTCTCCTTCGTACAGTGAGTGAACTTCTGAATCAAACGAGAAGTGTTCAGGTTGAAGGACACAGCTACCGCAGACTTAGAACATTTTCAGGTGTCTGTCCCACACCTATGGGAGAGGAGATGCTAGACCCTTGGTTAGAGCAAGCCTATATGATGATAGAGGAAAGCGAATGTTCCCACAGAGAAAAGCGGCGGCGGATAGTGGAGAGTTTAAAGGGGCCTGCGCTTGAGATAGTAAAGGCTGTAAAGTGCACTGATCCTGATGCCAGCCCTGAAGTTTACCTTAATGCAATAAATAGTGCATTTGGAACTACTGAGTCTGGAGAAGATATATTTTGCTTTCCGGCTATTACATCAAAATCCTGGTGA
- the prokr1b gene encoding prokineticin receptor 1b, with translation MANITHLAAVFVEPRSQVPAEEHDPFLDLYDMDYGVPADEMPDTTQGLAYFVATIVIGVVLVCIMLVCGIGNFLFIATLARYKKLRNLTNLLIANLAISDFIVAVVCCPFLVDYYVVKQLSWDHGKVLCGCVNYLRTVSLYVSTNALLAIAVDRYMAIVHPLRPRMKHQTAYCLITGVWIVPVLISIPSAYFTSATKVPHRANRSKTFCAQIWTVDQQLYYRSYFLFIFAVEFLGPVFIMALCYIRISRELWFKNVPGFQTEQIRKRLRCRRKTVMVLIGILTAYILCWAPYYGYTILRDFHPTLISREKNSLVAFYIIECIAMSNSMINTFCFVSVKNNTVTYFKRIVLLRWKSTYTSRKTIEETEVRTLSIPMTEEIDCIRLR, from the exons ATGGCAAACATCACACACTTGGCTGCTGTCTTTGTGGAGCCCCGAAGTCAAGTGCCTGCAGAGGAGCATGATCCCTTCCTAGACCTTTATGATATGGACTATGGAGTGCCTGCAGACGAGATGCCAGACACTACACAGGGACTGGCGTATTTTGTGGCCACCATTGTCATTGGTGTCGTTCTTGTCTGTATTATGTTGGTGTGTGGTATTGGCAACTTTTTGTTCATAGCAACTCTGGCCCGTTACAAGAAGCTACGAAACCTCACCAACCTTCTGATCGCAAACCTGGCCATCTCAGACTTCATCGTTGCGGTGGTATGCTGCCCTTTTCTCGTGGATTACTATGTGGTGAAACAACTGTCCTGGGACCATGGGAAAGTGCTTTGTGGTTGCGTCAACTACCTACGAACTGTGTCTTTGTATGTGTCAACCAATGCCTTATTGGCCATCGCTGTGGACAG GTACATGGCAATTGTTCACCCCTTGAGGCCCAGGATGAAACACCAGACAGCCTACTGCCTGATCACTGGAGTGTGGATTGTTCCGGTCCTTATATCCATACCTTCTGCCTACTTCACCTCCGCAACCAAGGTCCCTCACAGGGCCAACCGCAGCAAGACCTTCTGCGCTCAGATCTGGACGGTGGACCAGCAACTCTACTACCGCTCCTACTTCCTCTTCATCTTTGCTGTGGAGTTCTTGGGCCCTGTCTTCATCATGGCCCTGTGCTACATCCGAATCTCCAGGGAGTTGTGGTTCAAGAACGTTCCTGGCTTCCAGACGGAACAGATCCGGAAGAGGTTGCGTTGCCGTAGGAAGACGGTAATGGTGCTCATTGGGATCCTCACTGCATACATCTTGTGCTGGGCTCCATACTATGGCTACACCATCCTGCGAGACTTCCACCCCACTCTCATCTCCAGGGAGAAAAACTCACTGGTGGCCTTCTACATCATTGAATGCATCGCCATGAGCAACAGCATGATCAACACCTTCTGCTTTGTCAGTGTCAAGAATAACACAGTGACATACTTCAAGCGGATTGTGTTGCTCCGTTGGAAGTCCACCTATACATCCAGGAAGACGATAGAagagacagaggtgaggactCTGTCTATTCCTATGACAGAGGAGATTGACTGCATAAGACTGAGATGA